A window from Neodiprion fabricii isolate iyNeoFabr1 chromosome 2, iyNeoFabr1.1, whole genome shotgun sequence encodes these proteins:
- the LOC124176271 gene encoding trinucleotide repeat-containing gene 6C protein-like isoform X6, giving the protein MFPHNSSSHEISTETNAFVQNSKGDVVLLMASCPSGVEEGRRPDSVRSCDIKSANNTTMARPTSHPVATTTTNDFITVLPRQSGELGSAAEGKACQSVASAITKNPAKHLLIYDNNKINNHNNAEHNHHKYRTQNKPGSPGQLGSSADNSKSISKLLSDNKDSFSDLSIRVLQLSLKLKVTRGEVRQSAGEPSLVRIPKSDCPPWLSHESSVVENYSLLGSRLDKGENNNLKANLRFISNNNYSKSVILLSSTRDGDYYLLSESGGVREDTALENFRLKNNSSSRWESVKLLAVKYSPVTKHDGACRKLTQNDLQNVKLVILYSDGRLFYEDHRLQDSQNDLDVLDIWFNRPNFVTKLLKLHFDNTATLGLLSLAQAQNFATCSSNSLIVSTNESTSLLRSLTDENLTKVEPSRHATVNELMQRICVPLMIECKVYVNGSNNNNIVIGEEMNINNNNPDVIEDIVNVAVCYKTSCTMTTNYRLGFQNDGISYTQATMFTVGALSFQDNNKSNKPLHASFKDDNYQVSAKIDDKFNFNHKSVSKSTLSVRFSDKSETSHATRLNKSDEKMHVLSAVNIPTLTTCEPTMTLKCQPATVASQTNTVPASQVEKHSKVDDKTVLLKSSYLKYDHESTTSNRNSSNHDQNANDFVSLNEESYENDIGFSNTLKNDEHDNDNEDYDDDDDDDNDDDITPKNILQSEKYYQMTSFHDGCAARNDDNCNDNGKRLNTNRPTSNIQKMTELFAIVRDLLSRYQKVYKSDLAQSEIICKQLQKALPNLFNRPYSCNKMYQSSLEYKKRWGIPIISGLAGGGESSLNTGTATSWGSAPPAAPNNNNNNAAQSGWGGTPGNPPVGTGPPNNWGGNNVNRPVTANPNQNQNQGPSGQNIPGEGNVNKVTNPNQSQNPQSGPTTSQSTNATSGNQNNGQWPQGKSSNPGGSGQSQSSQNNNNPSQQSTQPGSSANNNPTNSATSSTVNNTTTAVANNPSSKQQLEQLNTMREALFSQDGWGSQHVNQDTSWEVPTSPEPSMTKDGVPMWKPPVNNGTELWEANLRNGGQPPPQQQAKTPWGHTPSTNIGGTWGEDDDAADSSNMWSGAPTPNPPSTAQWPGAAANQSSGMSGGGTSWGDPRMDPRDPRDLRTVDPREMRDPRDHRISLDPRDHMRVMDPMSRDPRMPDMRGDPRGISGRLNGASADAMWGQPPGPQHHQMSHQHPTGPPAKMVNPSGINQWVAPPPKEMMPGKPSGWEEPSPPTQRRNVPNYDDGTSLWGNPAPNPRPMPGGKVSHWKELPTPNMGRGGMPCPPGMPQNRMPGQPGMKPDVSGPMWGHPTGPGGSGGGGGAGGGGSGTGGGGGAGRNGSWGDGPHDTASWEDQKTPSAWNEPPINPPASWGGPTSHKPKPMGPTGGWGDTEMDPTTSWAHPPKQMLTKEVIWNSREFRYLCDLGYKVRISATPKEDVETALRNREMNRDEAHELLIQVRPQDHWRRQDSHTGYDPASQSAAAAGYPPRFNHVAQQISFPPGAGMPSVGASGGMSGSVASASLLKLQQQQQQQAAVQLQQQQPSVTAAPQPPFNQTSRTPQNQPSTQQLRMLVQQIQLAVQEGYLNHQILNQPLAPQTLILLNQLLQQIKVLQQLHQQHSVQLTLKGNSQTGLQISVQITKTKQQIANLQNQIAVQQATYMKQQQQQQHPATPSQASDYYKTSVHDPMSALQNTFSDLTMNKEPQVSQQQSRLNQWKLPSLDKEGDLGTNEFSRAPGTTSKPPTTPGGLTQSHSSPNMNPLLGQGDGTWSSRLGDSGWPDAGTSDSTDGKDWQPGGAAFTDLVPEFEPGKPWKGNQMKSIEDDPSITPGSVVRSPLSLAAIKDPDAIFSSTTKTSPPPSANADTSIPSLSNSTWSFNPPATTPSVFASSKNTWGESAPPPTAVTSELWGAPMSKARGPPPGLGSKGGASASNGWVGLAGVNRSSSSWGLQSGAVGNAAWVSTWLLLKNLTPQIDGSTLKTLCMQHGPVQDFRLYLNHGIALAKYSSRDEAIKAQGALNNCVLGNTTIFAESPADSEVHTLLQHLGHGGQQQTAGTAVSGWGLRTTSKAGPPPDTWGGSSSQLWGAPPGGNSLWSNAGIDSGDQQRATPSSLNSYLPGDLLGGESM; this is encoded by the exons ATGTTTCCACACAATTCTAGTTCACATGAGATTTCTACTGAAACAAATGCCTTCGTACAAAATTCCAAG GGGGATGTAGTATTATTAATGGCAAGTTGTCCGAGTGGGGTGGAGGAGGGGAGAAGACCAGATAGCGTTAGGTCCTGTGATATCAAATCCGCAAACAACACTACTATGGCACGACCTACCAGCCACCCCGtcgccaccaccaccaccaatGACTTCATAACCGTCCTGCCACGCCAATCTG GTGAGCTTGGCTCAGCGGCTGAAGGCAAGGCCTGCCAGTCAGTGGCGTCAGCAATCACAAAAAATCCGGCAAAGCACCTTCTAATctacgataataataaaataaataaccacAACAATGCAGAACATAATCATCACAAATACAGAACGCAAAACAAACCGGGTTCGCCTGGGCAGCTGGGAAGCTCCGCCGATAACTCTAAGTCTATTTCTAAGCTCTTAAGTGATAATAAGGATAGCTTTAGTGATCTAAGCATTAGGGTACTACAACTAAGTCTAAAGTTAAAGGTGACAAGGGGCGAAGTACGTCAATCTGCGGGGGAGCCTAGCCTAGTTAGGATACCCAAGTCTGATTGCCCCCCGTGGCTGTCGCACGAATCGTCCGTTGTCGAGAATTACTCCTTACTAGGGTCCCGCCTTGATAAGGGCGAAAACAATAACCTTAAGGCTAATCTTAGGTTcataagtaataataattactccAAATCTGTGATATTGCTCAGCTCAACCCGCGACGGAGATTACTATCTGCTCTCCGAAAGCGGCGGTGTCAGAGAAGACACAgctctcgaaaattttcgattgaaaaataattcttcaagCCGATGGGAAAGTGTGAAATTACTAGCTGTTAAGTACTCTCCTGTTACCAAGCATGATGGAGCGTGCAGAAAATTGACCCAAAATGATCTTCAAAATGTTAAACTTGTGATCTTATACTCAGATGGCCGTCTGTTTTACGAAGATCATCGTCTCCAGGATTCTCAAAATGATCTTGACGTTCTAGATATTTGGTTCAATCGACCAAACTTTGTCACAAAACTCTTAAAACTGCATTTTGACAATACCGCTACATTAGGGTTGTTGTCCCTCGCACAAGCTCAGAATTTCGCCACCTGTTCTTCCAATTCGCTTATCGTTTCGACAAACGAATCCACCTCTCTGCTGCGATCTTTGACCGATGAAAATCTTACGAAAGTTGAACCTTCTCGACACGCTACTGTGAACGAGCTGATGCAACGCATATGTGTTCCATTAATGATAGAATGTAAGGTTTATGTTAAcggtagtaataataacaatattgttattggagaagaaatgaatattaataacaataatccaGATGTTATCGAAGACATTGTTAACGTCGCTGTGTGCTACAAGACTAGTTGTACTATGACTACTAATTATAGGCTAGGGTTTCAAAATGATGGTATTAGCTATACCCAAGCAACAATGTTTACTGTTGGTGCTCTTTCATTTCAGGATAACAATAAGTCTAACAAGCCTCTACACGCTAGCTTTAAGGATGATAATTATCAAGTGTCTGCTAAGATCGACGATAAGTTTAACTTTAACCATAAGTCTGTATCTAAGTCTACGCTAAGTGTTAGGTTTAGTGATAAGTCTGAAACGTCTCACGCTACTCGACTAAACAAATCTGACGAAAAAATGCACGTTCTGTCGGCTGTTAACATTCCTACACTGACTACCTGCGAGCCTACGATGACGCTTAAATGCCAACCAGCCACCGTCGCATCCCAAACTAACACTGTACCTGCCTCTCAAGTGGAGAAACACTCAAAAGTTGATGATAAAACTGTACTGTTGAAATCAAGTTACcttaaatatgaccacgaatCAACTACAAGTAATAGAAATTCATCAAACCATGACCAAAATGCTAATGACTTCGTCTCCCTTAACGAGGAATCTTACGAAAACGACATTGGTTTTTCAAACACATTGAAGAACGATGAACATGATAACGATAATGAAGAttatgatgatgacgatgatgatgacaaCGACGACGATATCACACCCAAGAATATCTTacaatctgaaaaatattaccaGATGACATCATTCCACGATGGCTGTGCTGCCCGTAACGATGACAATTGCAACGATAATGGCAAACGGTTAAACACCAACAGACCGACCTCAAATATCCAAAAAATGACAGAGTTGTTTGCAATAGTGCGTGACCTGCTCTCTAGGTATCAAAAAGTTTACAAAAGCGACTTAGCGCAAAGTGAAATTATCTGTAAACAACTACAAAAAGCGCTgccaaatttattcaatcgtCCATATTCTTGCAACAAAATGTATCAATCTTCACtggaatacaaaaaaagatGGGGAATACCGATAATCTCTGGTCTGGCCGGGGGTGGAGAAAGTTCACTAAACACCGGAACTGCCACCAGCTGGGGATCAGCACCACCTGCGGCGcctaacaacaacaacaacaacgccGCCCAATCCGGTTGGGGTGGAACACCAGGAAATCCACCCGTAGGCACTGGACCACCAAACAACTGGGGTGGTAATAACGTGAATCGACCAGTCACCGCAAATCCCAATCAGAATCAGAATCAAGGACCCAGTGGCCAGAACATCCCAGGTGAGG GTAATGTGAACAAAGTAACCAATCCGAACCAATCTCAAAATCCGCAATCTGGACCAACAACATCTCAGTCAACTAACGCAACGTCAGGGAATCAGAATAACGGACAGTGGCCTCAGGGAAAATCCAGCAATCCTGGTGGATCTGGCCAGAGTCAATCTTCTCAGAATAACAACAACCCGTCTCAACAATCCACGCAGCCAGGAAGTAGCGCTAATAACAATCCGACTAATAGTGCAACATCTTCGACTGTAAACAACACGACAACAGCTGTTGCCAACAATCCTTCATCAAAGCAACAACTAGAACAATTGAACACCATGCGAGAAGCCTTATTCAGTCAAGACGGCTGGGGTTCT CAACACGTGAACCAAGATACGAGCTGGGAAGTTCCAACATCCCCGGAACCAAGTATGACCAAAGATGGCGTTCCCATGTGGAAACCACCTGTAAACAATGGTACAGAGTTGTGGGAAGCTAACTTACGAAACGGAGGCCAACCTCCTCCTCAACAGCAAGCCAAAACACCATGGGGACACACTCCTTCGACAAATATTGGCGGTACTTGGGGCGAGGATGACGATGCTGCTGATTCTTCAAACATGTGGTCTGGAGCGCCGACTCCTAATCCGCCCAGTACAGCTCAGTGGCCTGGAGCTGCTGCCAACCAGTCCAGCGGGATGTCCGGCGGTG GGACCAGTTGGGGCGATCCAAGAATGGATCCCAGGGATCCTCGAGACTTGAGAACTGTAGATCCGAGAGAAATGCGTGATCCGCGAGATCATAGAATATCCTTGGATCCAAGAGATCATATGAGAGTAATGGACCCCATGAGCCGTGACCCACGAATGCCCGATATGCGTGGCGATCCGCGCGGTATTTCTGGCCGTCTGAACGGCGCAAGTGCCGATGCTATGTGGGGACAACCACCAGGACCACAGCATCACCAAATGAGTCATCAACACCCGACGGGACCTCCTGCAAAGATGGTAAATCCATCCGGTATAAATCAGTGGGTAGCGCCACCGCCCAAAGAAATGATGCCAGGAAAGCCGTCTGGATGGGAAGAGCCTTCGCCGCCTACTCAGCGTAggaatgttccaaattacgaCGACGGTACTAGCCTCTGGGGTAATCCAGCTCCAAACCCACGTCCGATGCCAGGTGGCAAAGTTTCCCACTGGAAGGAGCTACCGACACCCAATATGGGCCGTGGAG GAATGCCCTGCCCACCTGGTATGCCGCAAAACCGAATGCCTGGACAGCCAGGCATGAAGCCAGATGTCAGTGGCCCGATGTGGGGTCATCCAACCGGTCCTGGTGGAAGTGGCGGTGGAGGAGGTGCCGGAGGTGGTGGCAGCGGTACAGGCGGCGGTGGAGGTGCTGGCCGCAACGGATCCTGGGGAGATGGACCTCACGACACTGCTAGTTGGGAAGATCAAAAAACACCTTCTGCTTGGAACGAGCCCCCGATAAATCCTCCTGCTTCATGGGGAGGCCCGACAAGTCATAAACCAAAACCTATGGGACCGACCGGAGGATGGGGGGATACAGAAATGGACCCGACTACCAGCTGGGCTCATCCACCCAAACAAATGCTCACCAAAGAAGTTATTTGGAATAGCAGAGAGTTTAGATATCTCTGTGATCTTGGGTACAAGGTACGAATATCTGCTACGCCG AAGGAAGACGTGGAAACTGCTTTAAGAAACCGCGAAATGAACAGAGACGAAGCACATGAACTTCTCATTCAAGTACGTCCTCAGGATCATTGGCGTCGTCAGGACAGTCACACTGGATATGATCCTGCTAGTCAATCTGCTGCAGCTGCCGGATATCCGCCAAGGTTTAATCACGTTGCCCAACAGATATCTTTCCCGCCG GGGGCCGGAATGCCTAGCGTGGGGGCCTCTGGTGGCATGAGTGGTTCGGTCGCCAGCGCCAGTCTCCTCAAGCtccaacaacaacagcaacaacaagcagcTGTACAGTTGCAACAACAACAGCCCAGTGTCACGGCAGCGCCGCAGCCACCTTTTAATCAG ACGTCAAGAACGCCACAAAATCAGCCCTCTACCCAACAACTCCGAATGCTCGTACAACAAATTCAATTGGCTGTTCAGGAAGGCTATTTGAATCATCAGATATTGAACCAGCCGTTGGCTCCTCAGACCTTGATCCTACTTAACCAGCTGTTGCAGCAAATCAAAGTGCTTCAACAATTGCATCAGCAACATTCAGTGCAGTTAACGCTGAAAGGAAACAGTCAAACGGGACTGCAGATTAGCGTACAAATAACTAAGACTAAACAACAGATCGCCAATCTGCAAAATCAAATTGCAGTTCAACAAGCAACGTACATgaaacaacaacagcagcaacaacatcCAGCAACGCCATCTCAAGCATCTGATTATTATAAAACATCTGTACATGATCCTATGTCTGCGTTGCAAAATACCTTCAGTGACTTGACCATGAACAAGGAGCCTCAAGTA AGCCAACAACAGTCTCGTTTGAATCAGTGGAAGCTACCATCCCTGGACAAAGAAGGCGATCTTGGTACTAATGAATTTTCACGAGCTCCCGGTACTACAAGCAAACCGCCGACTACACCAGGTGGTCTCACTCAATCACACAGCAGTCCTAACATGAATCCTTTACTAGGACAAGGAGACGGGACCTGGTCTTCCAGACTTGGTGACAGCGGATGGCCAGACGCTGGTACCAGTGATTCTACAGATGGGAAAGACTGGCAACCCGGTGGTGCTGCTTTCACCGATCTGGTACCAGAGTTTGAACCTGGCAAGCCATGGAAG GGGAATCAGATGAAGAGCATTGAGGATGATCCAAGTATTACTCCCGGATCAGTGGTACGCTCGCCTTTGTCGCTTGCTGCCATTAAAGATCCCGACGCAATATTTTCATCGACCACCAAAACCTCGCCGCCACCTTCAGCCAACGCGGACACGTCGATCCCCAGTCTGAGTAACTCGACTTGGAGTTTCAACCCGCCAGCAACGACACCCAGCGTTTTTGCCAG TTCTAAGAATACCTGGGGTGAATCTGCTCCACCGCCTACCGCTGTTACTTCTGAGTTGTGGGGCGCTCCGATGAGCAAAGCTCGAGGACCTCCTCCTGGCTTAGGAAGCAAGGGCGGTGCAAGTGCCAGTAATGGTTGGGTTGGTTTGGCCGGAGTTAATCGATCGTCCAGTTCATGGGGTCTTCAATCCGGTGCCGTTGGTAACGCTGCTTGGGTCTCAACTTGGCTTTTGCTGAAAAACCTGACGCCACAAATCGATGGATCTACGCTGAAGACATTGTGCATGCAGCATGGGCCTGTACAAGACTTCAGACTGTATTTGAACCACGGAATTGCTTTGGCTAAATATTCGTCGAGAGATGAAGCTATCAAG GCACAAGGAGCACTGAACAACTGCGTTCTTGGCAACACGACAATATTTGCCGAATCTCCTGCTGACAGTGAGGTTCACACACTGTTGCAACATCTCGGCCACGGCGGTCAGCAACAAACCGCTGGAACGGCGGTTTCTGGATGGGGTCTCAGAACTACCAGCAAAGCCGGTCCTCCCCCAGACACATGGGGCGGTAGCTCAAGTCAGCTTTGGGGAGCCCCACCCGGTGGTAATTCATTATGGAGTAACGCAGGCATCGATAGCGGCGATCAACAAAGAGCTACGCCGAGCTCGTTGAATTCTTACCTGCCCGGAGATCTTTTGGGAGGTGAGTCCATGTAG